In one Brassica oleracea var. oleracea cultivar TO1000 chromosome C9, BOL, whole genome shotgun sequence genomic region, the following are encoded:
- the LOC106315548 gene encoding universal stress protein A-like protein gives MESEPTRVMVAVNESSIKGYPHASISSKKAFEWTLKKIVKSNTSGFKLLLLHAQVQDEDGFDDIDSIYASPDDFRNMRERNKANGLHLLEFFVNKCHEIGVRCEAWIRKGDPTEVICHEVRRVRPDFLVVGSRGLGPFQKVFVGTVSEFCVKHAECPVIIIKRSAEESPQDPADD, from the exons ATGGAGAGCGAGCCAACTCGAGTGATGGTGGCGGTGAACGAGTCGTCGATCAAAGGCTACCCACACGCGTCGATAAGCAGCAAAAAGGCGTTCGAGTGGACACTGAAGAAGATCGTGAAGTCCAATACCTCTGGCTTCAAGCTTCTCTTGCTTCACGCTCAAGTCCAGGACGAAGACG GTTTTGATGACATCGACAGCATATATGCTTCCCCTGATGATTTCCGAAACATGAGGGAACGTAACAAGGCTAATGGACTTCACCTTCTTGAGTTCTTCGTTAATAAATGTCATGAGATTGGG GTTCGGTGTGAGGCCTGGATCAGGAAAGGTGATCCCACGGAAGTGATATGCCATGAAGTGAGGCGTGTCAGGCCAGATTTTCTGGTTGTCGGAAGTCGTGGTCTCGGTCCATTCCAGAA GGTATTTGTTGGAACGGTTAGTGAGTTTTGTGTGAAGCATGCAGAGTGCCCAGTCATCATAATCAAACGCAGTGCTGAAGAAAGTCCACAAGATCCAGCTGATGACTAA
- the LOC106317397 gene encoding uncharacterized protein LOC106317397, which produces MEENPHRVSRRHNGGTHCQNDDEGSRRERHHIHGDKVKCSGKRCRSWAAAAIADCVALCCCPCAIINFLTLTFVKVPWMIGRRCLGRSRNKKKKKRKLHMRQGSRKLNGEDDVFEMAGGDEKCGGGVGCCGGGDYDDHRFVVERDGSLTKEEDKTATSSRGDDESRISARVEAERVWLELYQIGHLGFGRVSFTGIQ; this is translated from the coding sequence ATGGAGGAAAACCCGCATCGAGTTTCACGTAGACACAATGGCGGGACCCACTGTCAAAACGACGACGAAGGGAGCCGTCGAGAACGTCATCACATTCACGGCGATAAAGTCAAATGCTCTGGCAAGAGATGCCGGTCGTGGGCGGCGGCTGCTATTGCTGACTGTGTAGCGCTTTGTTGCTGTCCATGTGCGATCATAAACTTTCTTACTCTCACTTTCGTCAAGGTTCCGTGGATGATCGGACGGCGATGTCTCGGTCGGAGCCGGAATAAAAAGAAGAAGAAGCGGAAGCTACACATGAGACAAGGGAGCAGGAAACTCAACGGTGAAGATGATGTGTTTGAGATGGCCGGAGGAGATGAGAAATGCGGTGGTGGCGTAGGATGCTGTGGCGGCGGAGATTATGATGATCACCGGTTTGTGGTGGAGAGAGATGGGAGTTTAACGAAGGAGGAGGACAAAACGGCGACGTCGAGTAGAGGAGATGATGAGTCGAGAATAAGTGCAAGAGTCGAAGCAGAGAGAGTGTGGTTAGAGTTGTATCAGATTGGTCATCTTGGATTTGGTCGAGTCTCCTTCACTGGGATCCAATGA